A genomic window from Arthrobacter globiformis includes:
- a CDS encoding SDR family NAD(P)-dependent oxidoreductase yields MSLKDQVVLVTGSSGGIGDAVVDAFTAEGALVIGADRAPKEGQELAGFFPLDITSEEQCATVVRDITTRYGRIDALVHAAGVLGTTPDIMNTTTEEFDSIMRINGSGTFSMVREIAQSMIGTGTPGAIVILSSVAAKEARLNYLPYNASKLAVLHIMWSFAELLGPNGISVNAIAPGPVNTPMWAQFAKDSGPDAAANRAKRAAQLPMRRFAEPDEVARAILFLADPNNRYITGVSLDVAGGAHLGMGT; encoded by the coding sequence ATGAGCCTTAAAGACCAAGTCGTTCTGGTAACCGGATCAAGCGGCGGAATCGGCGATGCAGTCGTCGACGCATTCACAGCCGAAGGGGCCCTCGTCATAGGTGCCGACCGCGCCCCGAAAGAGGGCCAGGAACTGGCCGGCTTCTTCCCGCTCGACATCACCTCCGAAGAACAATGCGCCACAGTTGTCCGTGACATCACAACCAGGTACGGGCGCATCGACGCCCTCGTCCATGCAGCTGGAGTCCTGGGCACCACGCCGGACATCATGAATACAACGACCGAAGAATTCGACTCCATCATGCGGATCAACGGCTCCGGTACGTTCTCCATGGTCCGGGAAATCGCACAATCAATGATTGGGACCGGAACTCCAGGTGCCATCGTGATCCTCTCCTCCGTTGCAGCAAAAGAAGCCCGCCTTAACTACTTGCCCTATAACGCAAGCAAACTCGCCGTGCTTCACATCATGTGGTCCTTCGCCGAGCTGCTCGGTCCCAACGGCATATCGGTCAACGCCATCGCACCAGGCCCGGTAAACACTCCCATGTGGGCACAGTTCGCAAAAGACTCAGGACCGGATGCAGCCGCCAACCGGGCCAAGCGCGCCGCGCAACTTCCCATGCGCCGGTTCGCCGAACCAGACGAAGTCGCCCGCGCCATCCTTTTCCTTGCCGACCCAAACAACCGCTACATCACCGGCGTATCCCTCGATGTTGCAGGCGGAGCGCACCTCGGCATGGGGACCTGA